From Panicum hallii strain FIL2 chromosome 2, PHallii_v3.1, whole genome shotgun sequence, a single genomic window includes:
- the LOC112880525 gene encoding exosome complex component RRP4 homolog, whose product MKDLHLPLNQTQRVRCEKALHELQVLTPTTVLAAAVTIADTIPVNHEDSILRGHWTSDQKGKLVSTLCGVVEWVDKLVHVRTLQARYSVEICDILVGRVIKVGPESWRLEINSKQDAVMRFSSTNFPDGIQRRRTAVDELNVRSIFEENDVVYAEVCAFQHDGSPELQPMGQKNGKLERGQLLTVSPYLVKRQNQHCYHLEQYGVYLILGRNGFIWVGEHAVVGETAKLMGTELENFTPLETRNHVCRLANAVHVLSALGFTLTAELIVETAEASLSSKVAVNDMVGGEFFVQTAEREKGAARRVHLVRKEIGSI is encoded by the exons ATGAAAGACCTCCACCTCCCACTGAACCAGACCCAGAGGGTCCGCTGCGAGAAAGCACTCCACGAGCTCCAGGTGCTCACCCCCACCACGGTGTTAGCTGCTGCTGTCACCATCGCAGACACCATACCCGTCAACCATGAGGACAGCATCCTCAG GGGGCATTGGACGTCGGATCAGAAAGGGAAGTTGGTGTCGACACTCTGTGGGGTGGTGGAGTGGGTCGACAAGCTAGTCCATGTGCGGACGCTCCAGGCAAGGTACTCAGTTG AGATCTGTGATATCTTAGTTGGCCGTGTCATTAAG GTTGGTCCAGAGAGCTGGAGGTTGGAGATAAATTCTAAACAAGATGCTGTTATGAGGTTTTCTTCGACAAATTTTCCTGATGGAATTCAG AGAAGGAGAACTGCTGTTGATGAACTTAACGTGCGAAGTATTTTTGAAGAAAATGATGTTGTCTAT GCTGAAGTTTGTGCTTTCCAACATGATGGATCTCCAGAGCTGCAACCAATGGGTCAAAAGAATGGAAAG CTTGAGAGGGGCCAATTGCTCACAGTCTCTCCTTACTTGGTAAAACGACAGAATCAGCATTGTTATCACCTTGAGCAATATGGCGTATATTTGATTCTCGGTCGCAATGGATTCATTTGGGTAGGTGAGCATGCTGTGGTGGGTGAAACGGCCAAGTTGATGGGAACTGAACTTGAGAATTTCACGCCTCTGGAAACAAGGAATCATGTTTGCCGGCTCGCCAATGCCGTACATGTGCTTTCAGCCCTAGGATTCACTTTGACTGCCGAACTGATAGTGGAGACGGCGGAAGCAAGTTTGTCGTCCAAGGTTGCTGTAAATGACATGGTTGGGGGTGAATTTTTTGTCCAGACagcagagagagagaaaggggctGCACGTCGAGTTCATCTGGTGAGAAAGGAAATTGGGTCAATATAA
- the LOC112880523 gene encoding probable polygalacturonase — translation MASPPLQLAAAPFLLLLVLVIPAARSSRVFSVADYGAAGDGSCYDTAAIQAAVDACAAAGGGRVLLPAPGNYLTATVHLRSRVVLEVAPGARLLGGTRQADYPPESRRWYVVLAENTTGAGITGGGEINGQGGAFVVTPSEVKNVMVSWNATGDCLGDECRPRLVGFIDSKDVRIHDITLNQPAYWCLHLVRCDNTVIRNVSIFGDFNSPNNDGIDITDSNNTVITDCHIDTGDDALCPKSSAGPVYNLTATNCWIRTKSCAIKFGSRSSFNFNKLVFDNITIVDSHRGLGMQIRDGGNVSDVLFSNIKMSTRYYHPLWWGRAEPIYITTCPRQANSKEGTISDIRFINISSVSENGVFLAGSKHGLLRNLKFKNVNLTYKRWTNYTGGLYDYRPGCEQMVKHKTGGMMLEHISGLEIDNVRMRWARGSLKGWDVNPILFRPSTIDKLSFHDWQSVDVQ, via the exons ATGGCGTCTCCTCCGCTTCAGCTCGCAGCCGCGCccttcctgctgctgctggtactaGTAATCCCAGCCGCACGGTCCAGCCGTGTCTTCTCCGTGGCTGATTATGGCGCGGCAGGCGATGGGTCCTGCTACGACACGGCGGCGATTCAGGCCGCTGTGGACGcctgcgcggcggcgggcgggggccgCGTTCTCCTCCCGGCGCCGGGCAACTACCTGACGGCGACCGTCCACCTCCGCTCGCGGGTGGTGCTCGAGGTGGCCCCCGGCGCGAGGCTGCTGGGCGGGACCAGGCAGGCAGACTACCCGCCCGAATCGCGCCGGTGGTACGTCGTCCTGGCCGAGAACACCACTGGGGCCGGCatcacgggcggcggcgagatCAACGGCCAGGGCGGGGCGTTCGTGGTCACGCCCAGCGAGGTGAAGAACGTCATGGTGAGCTGGAACGCCACCGGCGATTGCCTGGGCGACGAGTGCCGGCCGCGGCTCGTCGGCTTCATTGACTCCAAGGATGTTAGGATCCACGACATCACACTCAACCAGCCCGCCTACTGGTG TCTTCACCTTGTCAGATGTGACAACACAGTGATCCGCAATGTGTCTATATTTGGGGATTTTAACAGTCCCAACAATGATGGCATTGACATTACGGATTCTAACAACACTGTCATAACCGATTGCCACATAGACACTGGAGATGATGCTTTATGCCCAAAGTCATCCGCTGGGCCTGTTTACAACTTGACAGCCACAAACTGTTGGATCCGAACTAAATCTTGTGCTATCAAGTTTGGAAGCAGAAGCTCCTTCAACTTCAATAAGCTGGTCTTTGACAACATTACAATAGTTGATTCACATCGAGGACTTGGGATGCAGATCCGGGATGGAG GAAATGTGAGTGATGTGCTGTTTTCAAACATCAAAATGAGCACCAGATACTACCATCCTTTATGGTGGGGAAGAGCCGAACCAATCTACATCACAACTTGCCCAAGGCAGGCAAATTCAAAAGAAGGCACCATTTCAGACATAAGATTCATCAACATCTCGTCAGTATCAGAAAACGGAGTTTTCTTGGCTGGATCGAAGCACGGGCTGCTCCGCAATCTGAAATTCAAGAATGTCAACCTGACCTACAAGCGGTGGACAAACTACACGGGAGGCCTGTACGATTACAGACCTGGATGTGAGCAGATGGTGAAGCATAAGACTGGTGGCATGATGCTGGAGCACATCTCCGGCCTGGAGATCGACAACGTGAGGATGAGATGGGCGAGAGGAAGCCTGAAAGGCTGGGACGTCAATCCCATCCTTTTCCGGCCGTCGACCATCGACAAGCTGTCTTTCCATGACTGGCAGTCGGTGGATGTTCAGTGA
- the LOC112880524 gene encoding OTU domain-containing protein At3g57810-like isoform X1, which produces MLLNTPSISWRCCTSWNMYSESRQLPGRLTQRVDLWNSSCSQTLRHHARIGSVKKNIKPSNLQTTACSVSLGRESQCRLSTRSQILSVKSGILSHHKFSSISWRLGSMPRKIGGIASGQGFAVSGMASAEGPVDNNIDSTQPAESSANLSHGKKVYTDYSVTGIPGDGRCLFRSVAHGACIRSGKPIPNEDLQRKLADELRTMVADEFIKRRAETEWFIEGDFDAYVSQIRKPHVWGGEPELFMASHVLQMPITVYMHDKEAGGLIAIAEYGQEYGAEASIQVLYHGYGHYEALQIPGKGGPRSRL; this is translated from the exons ATGCTTCTCAACACACCTAGTATTTCCTGGCGATGCTGTACTTCATGGAATATGTATTCTGAGTCTAGGCAGTTACCAGGAAGGTTGACTCAAAGAGTTGATTTATGGAATTCTTCGTGCTCACAAACATTAAGGCATCACGCCAGGATAGGTTCAGTTAAGAAGAACATAAAGCCATCTAATCTGCAAACTACAGCATGTTCTGTCAGTTTAGGGCGAGAGTCGCAGTGCAGACTATCAACAAGAAGCCAAATCCTAAGTGTAAAGTCTGGTATACTTTCCCATCACAAGTTTTCTAGTATAAGTTGGCGTTTGGGAAGTATGCCACGAAAAATAGGAGGTATAGCCTCTGGACAAGGTTTTGCAGTGTCTGGGATGGCAAGTGCTGAGGGTCCTGTGGACAACAACATTGATAGCACCCAGCCTGCTGAATCATCAGCAAATTTATCTCATGGGAAGAAAGTTTACACAGATTATTCTGTCACTG GTATTCCTGGAGATGGAAGATGTCTGTTCCGTTCTGTGGCCCATGGTGCTTGCATTAGATCAGGGAAACCCATACCTAATGAGGATCTTCAGAGAAAGCTAGCCGATGAGTTGAGAACAATG GTTGCTGATGAGTTTATCAAGAGACGAGCAGAGACTGAATG GTTCATTGAAGGGGACTTCGATGCATATGTCTCTCAGATTAGAAAGCCACATGTTTGGGGAGGTGAACCAGAGTTATTCATGGCTTCGCATGTTCTTCA GATGCCAATCACGGTTTACATGCATGATAAAGAGGCTGGCGGTTTAATAGCAATAGCTGAATATGGCCAAGAGTATGGGGCAGAAGCCTCCATCCAAGTTCTTTATCATGGTTACGGCCATTATGAAGCTCTACAGATACCGGGAAAGGGTGGTCCTAGGTCAAGATTGTAA
- the LOC112880524 gene encoding uncharacterized protein LOC112880524 isoform X2 has product MLLNTPSISWRCCTSWNMYSESRQLPGRLTQRVDLWNSSCSQTLRHHARIGSVKKNIKPSNLQTTACSVSLGRESQCRLSTRSQILSVKSGILSHHKFSSISWRLGSMPRKIGGIASGQGFAVSGMASAEGPVDNNIDSTQPAESSANLSHGKKVYTDYSVTGIPGDGRCLFRSVAHGACIRSGKPIPNEDLQRKLADELRTMVADEFIKRRAETEWFIEGDFDAYVSQIRKPHVWGGEPELFMASHVLQLASLIWSFGITMTLHLQDANHGLHA; this is encoded by the exons ATGCTTCTCAACACACCTAGTATTTCCTGGCGATGCTGTACTTCATGGAATATGTATTCTGAGTCTAGGCAGTTACCAGGAAGGTTGACTCAAAGAGTTGATTTATGGAATTCTTCGTGCTCACAAACATTAAGGCATCACGCCAGGATAGGTTCAGTTAAGAAGAACATAAAGCCATCTAATCTGCAAACTACAGCATGTTCTGTCAGTTTAGGGCGAGAGTCGCAGTGCAGACTATCAACAAGAAGCCAAATCCTAAGTGTAAAGTCTGGTATACTTTCCCATCACAAGTTTTCTAGTATAAGTTGGCGTTTGGGAAGTATGCCACGAAAAATAGGAGGTATAGCCTCTGGACAAGGTTTTGCAGTGTCTGGGATGGCAAGTGCTGAGGGTCCTGTGGACAACAACATTGATAGCACCCAGCCTGCTGAATCATCAGCAAATTTATCTCATGGGAAGAAAGTTTACACAGATTATTCTGTCACTG GTATTCCTGGAGATGGAAGATGTCTGTTCCGTTCTGTGGCCCATGGTGCTTGCATTAGATCAGGGAAACCCATACCTAATGAGGATCTTCAGAGAAAGCTAGCCGATGAGTTGAGAACAATG GTTGCTGATGAGTTTATCAAGAGACGAGCAGAGACTGAATG GTTCATTGAAGGGGACTTCGATGCATATGTCTCTCAGATTAGAAAGCCACATGTTTGGGGAGGTGAACCAGAGTTATTCATGGCTTCGCATGTTCTTCA GTTGGCTTCTTTAATATGGTCGTTTGGCATAACCATGACACTGCATTTGCAGGATGCCAATCACGGTTTACATGCATGA
- the LOC112882558 gene encoding transcription factor bHLH130-like, with amino-acid sequence MYGSPVPKDLNLPAAQPQPTRTPPPPPPQMSSPGLLRYRSAPSTLLGEVMCGDQDFSGAAAAAGAAGHCPEHVAADNVLARFLAGHHAEIPDCKPTCPTAAAHFMEDAASMAASQQQLMYQSQQQMSAMEGLYRNVSSGGTEHGAAAGAGGSSLLRQSSSPAGFLNHLNMDSGYGNMLRAGMAGGFRNGVVSDARLKGQLSFSSRQGSVMSQISEVGSEELDGGSSPEAAGNNGAARGYSGIPGYPMGGSSGSWTDEQSPTSSGAKRPRDSGPAPQNGQRQQPLAPQLSLPGGSNGVGKQSSAEMAAIEKFLQFQDAVPCKIRAKRGCATHPRSIAERVRRTKISERIRKLQELVPNMEKQTNTADMLDLAVDYIKDLQKQVKVLNDGRANCTCSAGKLLQNQFAS; translated from the exons ATGTACGGCTCGCCGGTGCCCAAGGACCTCAACCTGCCAGCAGCCCAGCCGCAGCCGAccaggacgccgccgccgccgccgccgcagatgAGCTCCCCGGGTCTGCTGCGGTACAGGTCGGCGCCGAGCACGCTACTCGGCGAGGTGATGTGCGGGGATCAGGACTTttccggggcggcggcggcggccggcgcggcagGGCACTGCCCGGAGCACGTCGCCGCGGACAACGTCCTCGCCCGCTTTCTCGCCGGGCACCACGCCGAGATCCCGGACTGCAAGCCTACCTGCCCCACCGCGgccgcccacttcatggaggaCGCCGCGTCCATGGCCGCCTCACAGCAGCAGCTCATGTACCAGTCGCAGCAGCAGATGTCCGCTATGGAGGGGCTGTACCGCAACGTCAGCTCCGGCGGAACGGAGCACGGCGCCGCTGCTGGCGCCGGCGGCAGCAGCCTGCTCCGTCAGAGCAGCTCCCCCGCCGGCTTCCTGAACCATCTGAACATGGACAGCG GGTACGGGAACATGCTCCGGGCGGGCATGGCCGGCGGGTTCAGGAACGGCGTCGTCAGTGACGCGCGGCTCAAGGGGCAGCTGAGCTTCTCGTCCCGCCAGGGCTCCGTGATGTCGCAGATCTCCGAGGTGGGCAGCgaggagctcgacggcggcagcagcccCGAGGCGGCTGGCAAcaacggcgcggcgcgcgggtaCAGCGGCATCCCGGGGTACCCGATGGGCGGCTCGTCCGGCTCCTGGACGGACGAGCAGTCCCCGACGTCGTCCGGCGCGAAGCGCCCCCGCGACTCCGGCCCGGCGCCGCAGAACGGGCAGCGGCAGCAGCCGCTGGCGCCGCAGCTCAGCCTACCCGGCGGCAGCAACGGCGTCGGGAAGCAGTCCTCGGCGGAGATGGCGGCGATCGAGAAGTTCCTGCAGTTCCAGGACGCCGTCCCCTGCAAGATCCGCGCCAAGCGCGGGTGCGCCACCCACCCCCGCAGCATCGCCGAGCGG GTGAGGAGGACGAAGATCAGCGAGCGGATACGGAAGCTGCAGGAGCTCGTGCCCAACATGGAAAAG CAAACCAACACTGCCGACATGTTGGATCTGGCCGTGGACTACATCAAGGATCTTCAGAAGCAGGTCAAG GTGCTGAACGACGGCCGCGCGAACTGCACCTGCTCCGCCGGCAAGCTGCTGCAGAACCAGTTCGCCAGCTGA
- the LOC112881141 gene encoding zinc finger BED domain-containing protein RICESLEEPER 2-like, with protein MIVLHEYPLYLVDYIGFRRFVSALQPLFKMVTRNTIRKDIMDAYKEKKRKALQYMIGAKSRVAITTDMWTSDNQRRGYMAITAHFIDDSWTLRKIIIRFIYVPAPHTAEVICEQLYEALVEWNLDEKISTVTLDNCTTNDAGKLFHMRCAAHILNLIVKDGLEVIQPAIAKIRESIAFWTATPKRVEKFEEIANARVAIRRPTVMRANCELQRYLEDELIPVETENFQILDWWKVAGTRYPTLRKVACDIFAIPVSTVASESAFSTSGRILSEHRSRLTPDILEALMYIENGERSKLFWTWLQEIQDKVEGLTLC; from the exons ATGATTGTACTCCATGAATATCCTTTGTATCTTGTTGATTACATTGGCTTTAGAAGATTTGTAAGTGCACTACAGCCATTGTTCAAGATGGTGACTAGGAACACTATTAG GAAGGATATAATGGATGCATACaaggagaaaaaaagaaaggcatTGCAATATATGATTGGAGCAAAATCAAGAGTGGCTATTACTACAGATATGTGGACATCTGATAACCAAAGAAGAGGTTATATGGCTATCACAGCTCATTTTATTGACGATTCTTGGACTTTAAGAAAAATCATTATAAG GTTCATATATGTTCCTGCTCCACATACTGCTGAAGTGATTTGTGAGCAACTATATGAAGCTTTGGTGGAATGGAATCTTGATGAGAAGATCTCAACTGTCACTCTAGACAATTGCACTACAAATGATGCG GGAAAGCTATTTCATATGCGTTGTGCTGCCCATATTCTAAACTTAATAGTAAAGGATGGTTTAGAGGTAATACAGCCTGCTATTGCCAAAATTCGTGAAAGTATTGCTTTTTGGACAGCTACACCTAAAAGAGTagaaaaatttgaggaaattgcCAA TGCTCGTGTTGCAATAAGACGGCCAACAGTTATGAGAGCTAATTGTGAGCTACAAAGGTACTTAGAGGATGAGTTGATTCCAGTTGAAACAGAGAATTTTCAGATCCTTGATTGGTGGAAGGTGGCTGGAACAAGGTATCCTACACTGAGGAAGGTAGCATGTGATATATTTGCTATTCCAGTTAGCACTGTTGCTTCTGAATCCGCCTTTAGCACTAGTGGTAGAATTCTTAGTGAGCACCGCAGCCGGCTTACTCCAGACATATTGGAGGCGCTCATGT ATATTGAGAATGGTGAAAGATCTAAATTATTTTGGACTTGGCTTCAAGAGATCCAGGACAAAGTTGAG GGACTTACACTTTGCTGA